One genomic segment of Dehalogenimonas alkenigignens includes these proteins:
- the ppsA gene encoding phosphoenolpyruvate synthase codes for MQNKPEAIVWFDQVDKQDIPLVGGKGANLGEMTRAKIPVPPGFIVTSAAYFDFIENSDLQPKIRALLKGLDVEDSKALSTASQKVKDLIMGTPLPDQLAGQISKAYAQLGGGAVAVRSSATAEDLPEASFAGQQSTYLNQEGWEMVVHAVQKCWASLFEARAIYYRQEQNYDHFKVGIAVPVQRMVQSVTSGVIFTIEPITHDPSKIVIEVIYGLGEGLVSGEINPDLFIVSKDGPTILSRRISFQDRRLVRNSAGSGETANYWQQVPSAKQEQQKLPDEDIIHLAELAVHIEKHYGVPQDIEWAKENGTIYIVQSRPVTAIKEQALEEEAEIKEPSILEGSPASPGLASGTVKILMNPSEIHRVDSGDILVAEMTTPDFVPAMKRAAAIVTNRGGRTSHAAIVSRELGIPCVVGTHEATKVLHDEQVITVDGSHGKIYNGKVTRRIQTASVTSLVRDAIKTKTRVYVNLAQPELADMVAARNVDGVGLLRAEFIISCIGKHPSYMLESGRREEFIQKLYEGIVPFAKAFHPRPVVYRTTDFKTNEYRELEGGDKYELPEENPMIGYRGASRYIRDIESFKMEIEAIKRVRKDFPNLWVMIPFVRTVEELRRTKDILEAEGLRRGPDFKLWMMTEVPANIFLMEKFIDVGIDGISIGSNDLTQLTLGIDRDSEKLQDTFDERNEAVMAALEIAVKTAKRKGITSSICGQAPSVYPELTEKLMEWGITSVSVSPDMIGTTREIIAKAEAKLKV; via the coding sequence ATGCAAAATAAGCCGGAAGCGATTGTCTGGTTCGACCAGGTTGACAAACAGGACATTCCCCTGGTCGGCGGGAAAGGCGCAAATCTCGGCGAGATGACCAGGGCAAAAATCCCAGTCCCCCCAGGCTTTATCGTTACTTCAGCTGCTTATTTTGATTTTATTGAAAACTCCGATCTTCAACCTAAGATCCGAGCCCTTCTTAAAGGACTGGATGTTGAAGATTCAAAAGCGCTCTCCACGGCTTCTCAAAAAGTTAAAGACCTGATCATGGGCACTCCTCTGCCTGATCAGCTTGCTGGCCAAATCAGCAAAGCTTACGCACAACTCGGCGGGGGGGCAGTCGCCGTCCGCTCTTCGGCTACCGCTGAAGACCTTCCGGAGGCTTCTTTCGCCGGTCAGCAGAGTACCTATTTGAATCAAGAAGGCTGGGAAATGGTAGTCCATGCGGTGCAGAAATGCTGGGCGTCGCTTTTCGAAGCGCGGGCTATCTATTACCGTCAGGAACAGAATTATGATCACTTTAAGGTCGGCATCGCCGTTCCGGTGCAACGGATGGTTCAGTCGGTGACTTCCGGTGTTATTTTTACCATTGAGCCCATTACACACGACCCGTCCAAGATCGTCATCGAGGTGATCTACGGCCTTGGCGAAGGATTGGTTTCCGGCGAAATTAATCCTGATTTGTTTATCGTCTCCAAGGATGGACCAACCATTCTATCCCGGAGAATCAGTTTCCAGGACCGCCGTCTGGTACGCAATTCCGCCGGCTCTGGAGAAACAGCCAACTATTGGCAGCAGGTGCCCTCAGCTAAACAAGAACAGCAGAAACTGCCCGATGAGGATATCATTCATCTAGCTGAATTGGCTGTTCACATCGAAAAGCACTACGGCGTACCCCAGGATATCGAGTGGGCCAAAGAAAACGGTACTATTTACATTGTTCAATCGCGCCCGGTAACAGCTATCAAGGAGCAGGCACTCGAGGAGGAGGCGGAAATAAAAGAGCCAAGTATCCTTGAAGGCTCTCCCGCGAGTCCCGGTTTAGCCTCGGGTACGGTGAAAATACTCATGAACCCTTCGGAAATCCACCGCGTTGATTCCGGCGATATCCTTGTGGCTGAAATGACCACTCCGGATTTCGTTCCAGCCATGAAAAGGGCCGCCGCCATTGTCACCAATCGAGGCGGGCGCACCTCACACGCTGCGATTGTGAGCCGTGAACTCGGCATACCGTGCGTGGTAGGCACCCATGAGGCAACCAAGGTCCTTCATGATGAACAGGTCATTACTGTTGATGGTTCGCACGGTAAAATATACAACGGTAAAGTTACCCGCCGAATCCAGACAGCTTCCGTAACCAGCCTCGTTCGCGACGCCATCAAGACCAAAACCCGTGTTTATGTAAACCTGGCTCAACCGGAACTGGCGGATATGGTAGCTGCCCGCAATGTTGACGGGGTCGGCCTGCTCAGAGCCGAATTCATTATCTCGTGCATCGGCAAGCATCCGAGCTATATGCTTGAGAGCGGAAGGCGTGAAGAGTTCATCCAGAAGCTCTACGAGGGGATTGTACCGTTCGCCAAGGCCTTTCACCCGAGGCCGGTAGTTTACCGGACTACCGACTTTAAAACCAACGAATATCGTGAACTTGAAGGCGGCGACAAATACGAACTGCCTGAAGAAAACCCGATGATAGGCTATCGAGGTGCTTCGCGCTATATCCGGGATATCGAGTCCTTCAAAATGGAGATAGAGGCCATTAAACGGGTGCGTAAGGACTTTCCCAATCTTTGGGTGATGATTCCGTTCGTACGTACCGTGGAAGAATTACGGCGCACCAAAGACATACTTGAAGCAGAAGGATTACGACGCGGTCCGGACTTCAAATTGTGGATGATGACTGAAGTTCCGGCGAATATCTTCTTGATGGAAAAGTTTATTGACGTCGGCATCGACGGCATCTCCATCGGCTCCAACGATCTGACCCAGTTAACGCTTGGTATTGACCGTGACAGTGAAAAACTCCAGGATACCTTTGACGAACGCAATGAAGCGGTCATGGCCGCTCTTGAGATCGCGGTAAAAACCGCTAAACGTAAAGGGATCACCTCGTCAATCTGCGGCCAGGCGCCATCGGTATACCCGGAACTAACCGAAAAATTGATGGAATGGGGTATTACATCGGTCTCCGTAAGCCCTGATATGATCGGCACCACCCGGGAGATCATCGCCAAAGCCGAAGCCAAGCTCAAGGTCTGA
- a CDS encoding bifunctional nuclease family protein, translating into MIEMTIESIRVSLVNYQRVVMLKEKNTLRYLPIWIGSAEAQAIAIRLQDGIQVQRPMTHDLLATSIDVLGGRVDHIIVSDLKNDTFYAKIMINTKDGQIEIDSRPSDALALAVRVEVPIYADESVLDKAGIVLEREVEGGEILENADGAVEAPPERRKKASEDEISKMSAFRDFIDNLDLEDFDKRKS; encoded by the coding sequence ATGATTGAAATGACTATTGAAAGCATCCGTGTCAGTCTGGTCAACTACCAGCGAGTGGTGATGCTAAAAGAAAAAAACACTTTACGGTACCTGCCCATCTGGATTGGTTCCGCGGAAGCGCAAGCTATAGCCATCAGGCTGCAAGACGGCATTCAGGTGCAGCGGCCGATGACCCACGACCTGCTGGCTACTTCCATTGATGTTCTAGGCGGAAGAGTGGATCACATCATTGTCAGTGACCTGAAAAATGACACTTTCTATGCCAAAATCATGATTAACACCAAAGATGGACAGATAGAAATCGATTCCCGCCCGTCAGACGCCCTGGCGCTCGCGGTGCGGGTTGAAGTCCCGATATATGCCGATGAATCGGTGCTTGACAAAGCCGGTATCGTGTTGGAGAGGGAAGTTGAAGGCGGTGAGATACTCGAAAATGCTGACGGCGCTGTCGAAGCGCCGCCCGAGCGGCGCAAGAAAGCCTCCGAGGATGAAATCAGCAAAATGAGCGCTTTCCGGGATTTCATCGACAACCTCGACCTTGAGGACTTTGATAAGCGAAAATCTTGA
- the aspS gene encoding aspartate--tRNA ligase, whose protein sequence is MLKDRNCGEIDEKLIGQSVTLAGWVHRRRDHGNLIFIDLRDRTGLVQCVFNPEQDSETHHLAESLRIEYVIQVSGRISPRPQGTENRKLATGAVEILVESLVILNESKTPPFYVNEDVDVDESLRLKFRYLDLRRERMRNNIILRHNVVTFIRQYLNERGFLEIETPILLKSTPEGARDYLVPSRLYPGKFYALAQSPQQLKQLLMVAGVERYYQIARCFRDEDLRADRQMEFTQLDLEMSFVDEDDMMTLLEGLFSSLVENVAPERRFNQPFPRLRYADIMERYGCDKPDLRFGMEIADLSDIVAQSLFGVFSGTIAKGGVVKAIGVPGCGKYTKSQIEELIETAKKNGAGGLVPISLGNEAGVLANLTMEHVKSVAAKYLTLDQIQAIASRCEAQPGDLILIAAGDRNRVNAALGTLRTELGGRLGLADPNALAFAFVTDFPLFTWNQEDERWQPTHHPFTSPWEQDLPLLEAEPGKVRGRHYDLVLNGYEIAGGSIRIHKTELQRKVFQILGHTEERIQALFGQLLDAFEYGAPPHGGVAPGIDRVVAILAGEPTIREVIPFPKNQAGLDLLFGSPSEVSQAQIDAVHISVKTDQ, encoded by the coding sequence TTGTTAAAAGACCGTAATTGCGGCGAAATTGATGAAAAACTAATCGGGCAAAGTGTTACCCTGGCCGGGTGGGTACATAGGCGGCGCGATCACGGTAATTTGATATTTATTGATCTCCGGGACCGAACAGGCCTGGTACAATGTGTTTTCAATCCCGAGCAAGATAGCGAAACCCACCACCTGGCGGAGTCGCTGCGGATCGAGTACGTGATCCAGGTGTCAGGCCGGATAAGTCCAAGGCCTCAGGGAACAGAGAACCGCAAGCTCGCGACGGGCGCGGTCGAGATACTGGTCGAAAGTCTGGTTATTCTCAACGAATCAAAAACACCGCCTTTCTATGTTAATGAAGATGTTGATGTAGATGAGAGCCTGCGCCTGAAATTCCGTTATCTTGACCTCCGGCGTGAGCGGATGCGAAACAACATCATTTTGCGCCATAACGTTGTTACATTCATCCGACAATACCTCAATGAGCGTGGATTTCTCGAAATTGAAACACCCATCCTTCTAAAAAGTACCCCTGAAGGCGCGAGGGACTACCTGGTTCCCAGCCGGTTGTATCCCGGAAAATTCTATGCTCTCGCCCAGTCCCCACAGCAACTCAAACAACTCCTGATGGTGGCAGGTGTCGAGAGGTACTATCAGATAGCCAGGTGTTTCCGAGATGAAGACCTGCGCGCTGACCGGCAAATGGAATTCACGCAGCTCGACCTCGAGATGAGTTTTGTCGATGAAGACGACATGATGACGCTTCTCGAAGGTCTATTTTCGTCACTGGTCGAAAATGTGGCTCCAGAACGCCGTTTCAACCAACCGTTTCCGCGACTTAGATATGCCGATATCATGGAGCGGTATGGCTGCGATAAACCGGACCTGCGCTTCGGCATGGAAATCGCTGACCTGTCCGATATCGTAGCGCAAAGCCTTTTCGGTGTATTTTCAGGTACCATCGCAAAAGGCGGCGTGGTCAAAGCCATCGGCGTTCCGGGCTGCGGTAAATACACCAAGAGCCAGATCGAAGAACTTATCGAAACGGCGAAAAAAAACGGCGCCGGCGGATTGGTTCCAATTTCGCTGGGTAACGAAGCGGGAGTGCTGGCAAATCTGACAATGGAACATGTAAAGTCAGTAGCCGCCAAATATCTTACGCTCGACCAGATACAAGCGATTGCCAGTCGTTGCGAAGCCCAGCCTGGCGACCTGATACTCATCGCCGCGGGCGACAGGAATCGGGTTAACGCCGCACTGGGGACCCTCCGCACCGAGTTAGGGGGCCGGCTGGGGCTAGCCGATCCAAACGCGCTGGCTTTCGCTTTCGTCACCGACTTCCCGCTGTTTACCTGGAACCAGGAGGATGAACGGTGGCAACCGACCCATCACCCCTTCACTTCACCCTGGGAACAAGATTTGCCGCTCCTGGAAGCCGAACCAGGTAAGGTCAGAGGCCGGCATTATGACCTGGTGTTGAATGGATACGAAATCGCCGGAGGGAGCATCCGCATTCACAAAACCGAACTTCAAAGAAAGGTCTTCCAGATTCTCGGTCACACCGAAGAACGAATACAAGCGCTGTTTGGTCAACTGCTCGATGCTTTCGAATATGGCGCACCTCCCCATGGCGGCGTAGCTCCAGGCATCGACCGGGTAGTGGCGATACTCGCCGGGGAACCGACAATCAGGGAAGTTATTCCTTTTCCGAAGAACCAGGCCGGGTTAGACTTGCTGTTCGGATCACCTTCGGAAGTGAGCCAAGCTCAAATAGATGCCGTTCATATTTCTGTGAAGACCGATCAGTAG
- the tig gene encoding trigger factor — protein MKVTEKQFEACEALLTVELDSDAMESAMDTAYQRLVKRTDIPGFRKGKAPRPILERFIGRERLIEESLEDVLPKACADALKEEQIQSFGRPGIEVIQNDPIIFKARVPLPPKIELGDYKTIRMSPETVEVKEDVIDSMIEHLRHEKATWEPADRPVKNGDLVTLDLESNIDGIRFINQKSAQFGIDEKSNYPAPGFSQEIIGLSRDGEKTFKLKYPDDFAKVELAGKEPEFKIKVVEIKEEKMPPADDEFAASLDVETPTFDTLRQRLTENYRKRMEHLAEEAFENNIVDQLVKMSTIEFPSNLLEMEYERLVNQQMDKWRSQMSSEAELEEFLAKVNPEELSSKLKPMAETRLKISLALGKLATSENLTVGDDEINAEIAVMLSSVPEDQRDNQMRQFDTAQAREQLHQILLSRKTLDRLKAIAMSTGDSASADLEMTAENKESTENKEEATQ, from the coding sequence ATGAAAGTTACCGAAAAGCAGTTTGAAGCTTGCGAAGCTCTGTTGACAGTAGAATTGGATTCCGACGCTATGGAATCCGCAATGGATACGGCATACCAGCGCCTGGTAAAAAGGACTGATATACCGGGGTTCCGTAAAGGGAAGGCGCCGCGTCCTATACTCGAGAGATTTATCGGACGGGAACGACTGATCGAAGAATCGCTCGAGGATGTTTTACCCAAAGCTTGCGCTGATGCCTTAAAAGAAGAACAAATTCAGAGCTTCGGCCGTCCCGGCATAGAGGTAATACAAAACGACCCGATTATTTTCAAGGCCAGAGTTCCGCTACCGCCCAAGATAGAACTGGGTGACTATAAAACCATCAGGATGTCACCTGAAACAGTTGAGGTTAAGGAAGATGTGATCGATAGCATGATCGAGCATCTCCGACATGAAAAGGCCACCTGGGAACCGGCGGACCGCCCGGTGAAAAACGGCGATCTAGTAACACTGGATCTTGAGAGTAATATCGACGGCATCAGGTTCATCAACCAAAAATCAGCCCAGTTTGGAATTGACGAAAAGTCTAATTACCCAGCACCCGGCTTTTCCCAAGAAATCATCGGATTGAGCCGAGACGGTGAAAAGACTTTTAAGTTGAAATACCCCGATGACTTCGCAAAAGTTGAGCTGGCGGGCAAGGAACCGGAATTTAAGATTAAAGTGGTCGAGATCAAAGAAGAGAAAATGCCGCCAGCTGACGACGAATTTGCGGCTTCGCTAGACGTCGAAACGCCAACCTTCGATACTTTACGGCAGCGGCTGACAGAAAACTATCGAAAACGGATGGAACACCTGGCGGAAGAAGCTTTTGAAAACAATATTGTTGATCAGCTGGTAAAAATGAGCACGATCGAATTTCCGTCTAACCTGCTCGAAATGGAGTATGAACGGCTGGTTAACCAGCAAATGGACAAGTGGCGCTCTCAGATGAGCTCCGAAGCCGAACTTGAGGAGTTTTTAGCTAAGGTCAATCCCGAGGAGCTTTCATCAAAGCTCAAGCCCATGGCTGAAACCAGATTAAAGATATCTCTTGCCCTGGGCAAACTGGCTACAAGCGAAAACCTGACAGTCGGTGATGACGAAATCAACGCAGAGATTGCTGTCATGCTCAGCAGCGTTCCTGAAGATCAGCGCGACAACCAGATGCGGCAATTCGACACTGCCCAGGCAAGAGAACAGTTACATCAAATACTCCTATCCCGAAAAACCTTGGACAGGCTTAAAGCGATCGCGATGAGTACGGGCGATTCTGCATCCGCGGACCTGGAAATGACCGCTGAAAACAAAGAAAGCACCGAAAACAAAGAGGAGGCTACTCAATGA
- a CDS encoding ATP-dependent Clp protease proteolytic subunit — MITNPSSIIPMVIESSSRGERAFDIYSLLLKERIVFLGTEINDQVANIIIAQLLFLDREDPDKDISLYIHSPGGVISAGLAIYDTMQLIRPAVSTICVGMAASMATVLLCAGAKGKRYALPNATIHMHQAIGGARGQAADIVIAAREITRMQDIIRDILAKRTGQPLDKIIHDTDRDYYLNPEGAKEYGLIDEILRKPEEKKPVKE, encoded by the coding sequence ATGATAACGAATCCATCCAGCATCATCCCGATGGTAATAGAAAGCAGCTCAAGAGGAGAGAGGGCTTTCGACATCTACTCTCTGCTGTTGAAAGAACGCATAGTTTTCCTGGGCACCGAGATTAACGATCAGGTGGCTAATATTATTATCGCGCAGCTTCTGTTTTTAGACCGCGAAGACCCGGATAAAGACATCAGCCTTTATATCCATTCGCCCGGGGGTGTTATTTCCGCCGGATTGGCAATCTATGACACCATGCAGTTGATCCGGCCCGCGGTTTCGACCATTTGCGTCGGTATGGCCGCATCGATGGCTACTGTGTTGCTGTGCGCCGGCGCCAAAGGCAAGCGCTATGCGTTGCCCAATGCTACTATTCATATGCACCAGGCGATCGGAGGCGCCAGAGGCCAGGCGGCGGATATCGTCATCGCAGCCCGGGAGATTACCCGCATGCAGGACATCATTAGAGATATACTCGCCAAGCGTACCGGGCAGCCGCTGGATAAAATAATCCATGATACCGACCGGGACTATTATCTGAACCCCGAAGGGGCCAAAGAGTATGGTTTGATTGATGAGATACTGCGGAAACCCGAAGAAAAGAAGCCAGTTAAGGAATAA
- a CDS encoding type II glyceraldehyde-3-phosphate dehydrogenase: protein MSKVKVGINGYGVIGKRVADAILLQDDMELTGVTAVNADYRIRVAAEKGYSIFAATESRQSMMKEAGIPVEGSLKDLLKKVDVIIDCTPKGIGAEQKPIYEYARVKAVFQGAERHELTGISFVAQVNYEEALNKQFARVVSCNTTALCRVLNSFNKRSWLKRVRAVLLRRGTDPWESHRDGMINTFIPETKVPSHQGPDARTVIKGLDITTMAGACSHNLSHVHYAMVETKRPIGLDELRYALWEEPRLAFVRSSNGLVALNSVIELMRDLGRPRNDMWEVAVWEDALAADERETYLVFQVHNEAITVPENIDAIRSLCGLEKDGAKSIAKTDKAMGILKCFLPKTIPEAAVHAEIGAALKLERREFIEEGYKGAEEPF from the coding sequence ATGAGCAAAGTCAAAGTGGGGATAAACGGCTACGGAGTGATCGGTAAAAGGGTAGCTGATGCGATATTACTGCAAGATGACATGGAACTGACTGGAGTAACCGCGGTTAACGCCGATTACCGGATCCGAGTTGCCGCCGAAAAAGGCTATTCTATTTTCGCCGCGACCGAAAGCCGACAATCAATGATGAAAGAAGCCGGAATTCCGGTTGAAGGCTCACTTAAAGATTTACTTAAGAAAGTAGACGTTATCATCGACTGCACGCCGAAAGGCATTGGGGCGGAGCAAAAACCTATCTATGAATACGCCCGTGTTAAAGCGGTTTTTCAAGGCGCCGAAAGGCATGAACTGACCGGCATATCGTTTGTGGCCCAGGTTAATTATGAAGAAGCTTTAAATAAGCAGTTCGCACGTGTTGTATCCTGTAATACGACGGCGTTATGCCGGGTATTGAACTCATTCAATAAACGAAGCTGGTTGAAGCGAGTCAGAGCTGTGCTGCTCAGACGCGGAACGGATCCCTGGGAAAGCCACCGCGACGGTATGATCAATACGTTCATACCTGAGACTAAAGTTCCAAGCCATCAGGGGCCAGACGCCCGGACGGTCATTAAGGGACTGGATATAACTACTATGGCCGGAGCCTGTTCACATAATCTCAGTCACGTTCATTACGCCATGGTCGAAACCAAACGTCCGATCGGGCTTGACGAGTTGAGATATGCATTGTGGGAGGAGCCAAGGCTGGCATTTGTCCGGTCAAGCAATGGGTTGGTTGCCCTAAACTCGGTAATTGAACTGATGAGAGACCTGGGACGACCGCGCAACGATATGTGGGAAGTGGCGGTATGGGAAGATGCCCTCGCGGCAGACGAGCGGGAAACCTACCTGGTATTTCAGGTTCATAATGAGGCCATTACGGTACCCGAAAATATCGATGCCATACGCTCGCTTTGCGGTCTCGAAAAAGACGGCGCCAAATCAATCGCAAAAACCGACAAGGCTATGGGCATACTCAAATGTTTCTTGCCCAAAACAATACCCGAAGCCGCCGTTCACGCCGAAATAGGAGCGGCTTTAAAGTTAGAGCGCCGCGAGTTCATCGAGGAAGGTTACAAGGGCGCCGAAGAACCTTTTTGA
- a CDS encoding ATP-binding protein has product MNNARLQFNLYRLPIVFSVFVLIISAFYFVYSFSHSYIGISLKNDNEQWVVESVDPYGIGNELGIAPGDIPLIIDGLPADQYLSAFKDSGWIRVVRQITVVNPNGTILDADSSLTQPTSTATIDLVMWLLPCLAFWVVGIYVYLRNPKNEASVLLLACGLVFGLALSSNMASDRLAPLALHITVVASTIGPWLLLHFFLILPQERAWLRHKPYQYLVYVLPALIVIAYPFIGQSNGQPLPDFRTFRLIGYGVGFLGVIGVVVFNLLRAADSRTRQQMVIILLGCMAALLPFLVFSVFPGVQDDSVFLQSNITVAFLSFIPLSLGYAVIARQLMNIDVVVRRGVVYGLITLSMAAVLAGVFALVLSGGVAPGFTQQFILALFLSAIAVLLLGPARSATEALVDKFFYKDRHDYQQIIQTLSASLSATASVEVASSLIIDAPMTSMNLSGACLFVATDETSFVFAAARGVYADRAFEFELMDFVKRRTPSTEYPNVVGSKDVAYMIPLTAAGKTVGVLFLSDKASRQEFSNSDHFLIRSLTSVAAVSLRGLLIAERDILERRKNDQAILIAKQEWESTFDSIPDLICILDKDHNIIRVNRSMADKTGMLPAEAVGKKCYQIMHDTCVLPGFCPGLGDRNRCGLGDEIVQGDNTYQVNITPIKIGGKSSGRYVHIARDITAIKKAEAEQQRLKEKAELSSRLAAVGEMAAGIAHEINNPLTGVLGFSELLLARSDLAPEVADDLKVIVDGSRRVAEIVKRMLTFAHQTKPLKSRVDITELIDNTLELRAYVLKTAGIEVVKNYSENLPWIIVDPGQMQQVILNLIVNAEYAIKHSGKPGKLTITAALEGKYLRLVFADSGPGIDNITVTKIFQPFFTTKNPGEGTGLGLSLSRSIVEEHGGTLEVESSPGCGAAFTILLPIVQSSGAAAETRDPSVINLGHQSAAVILVIDDEECIRNLAVESLSGEGRHIDTAASAAQALILLSKKDYDVIVMDLRLPGTSGMALYTEIIDRRPEMTGRIVIITGDTLGEDVKMFLEKHRLPSLVKPFEPAALALAVSQTLNDVKGRI; this is encoded by the coding sequence ATGAATAACGCCCGCCTTCAATTCAACCTGTACCGTCTCCCGATTGTTTTCTCGGTTTTCGTGCTAATTATATCGGCTTTTTATTTTGTTTATAGCTTTAGTCACTCCTACATTGGCATTTCCCTCAAAAATGATAATGAACAATGGGTTGTTGAGAGCGTGGATCCATATGGGATCGGTAATGAACTAGGTATCGCCCCGGGAGATATTCCATTAATCATCGATGGACTGCCGGCTGATCAATATTTGTCAGCTTTTAAAGATTCAGGTTGGATCAGAGTAGTTCGCCAAATTACTGTGGTAAATCCTAATGGCACAATACTTGATGCGGATTCATCTCTGACTCAACCTACTTCAACCGCGACAATAGACCTCGTCATGTGGCTTCTTCCTTGCCTTGCGTTTTGGGTTGTCGGAATTTATGTTTATCTCCGTAATCCGAAAAACGAGGCGTCGGTACTTTTGTTGGCCTGCGGTCTTGTGTTCGGACTGGCTCTCAGTTCGAATATGGCTTCGGATCGTCTGGCCCCATTGGCTTTGCATATCACCGTTGTTGCGTCTACCATCGGCCCCTGGCTGCTGCTCCACTTCTTTTTGATTCTCCCCCAGGAGCGCGCCTGGTTGAGACATAAGCCCTACCAATACCTGGTTTATGTTTTGCCGGCGTTGATTGTGATTGCATATCCATTCATTGGGCAGTCGAATGGGCAGCCTCTCCCGGATTTTCGGACCTTCAGGCTGATCGGATACGGCGTCGGTTTCTTGGGTGTTATAGGTGTCGTAGTATTCAATCTCTTAAGAGCAGCGGATTCGCGGACCAGGCAGCAAATGGTCATCATCCTTTTAGGATGCATGGCTGCTTTGCTACCTTTTTTGGTGTTCAGTGTCTTCCCTGGGGTTCAGGATGACAGTGTATTTCTACAGTCAAATATTACGGTAGCCTTCCTGTCGTTCATACCACTGTCTCTCGGTTATGCCGTCATCGCGCGCCAATTGATGAATATTGATGTGGTGGTTCGAAGAGGAGTTGTGTACGGTCTTATCACTCTATCGATGGCTGCGGTCCTTGCCGGTGTTTTTGCATTGGTATTATCAGGTGGAGTCGCTCCAGGTTTCACTCAGCAATTCATCCTGGCCTTATTCCTTTCAGCTATAGCGGTTCTTCTCTTAGGCCCAGCCAGAAGCGCCACAGAAGCATTGGTTGATAAATTCTTCTACAAAGACCGTCATGACTACCAGCAAATAATTCAAACCTTGAGCGCATCGCTCAGCGCAACAGCTAGCGTTGAGGTGGCTTCCTCATTGATCATCGACGCCCCGATGACATCCATGAACCTATCAGGCGCCTGCCTATTTGTAGCTACTGATGAAACAAGTTTTGTATTCGCCGCCGCGCGAGGTGTTTACGCTGATAGAGCGTTTGAATTTGAATTGATGGATTTTGTTAAACGGAGAACGCCTTCGACGGAATATCCTAACGTTGTGGGCTCAAAAGATGTTGCTTATATGATTCCGCTCACGGCCGCCGGCAAGACCGTTGGCGTTTTGTTCCTTTCGGATAAAGCAAGCCGTCAGGAGTTCTCGAACAGCGATCATTTCCTCATCCGTTCGCTCACATCGGTAGCCGCAGTATCATTACGGGGACTGCTGATCGCTGAACGTGATATCTTAGAACGCCGCAAGAATGATCAGGCAATCTTAATTGCAAAACAGGAGTGGGAAAGCACTTTTGACTCCATACCTGACCTGATTTGTATTTTGGATAAGGACCATAACATTATCCGCGTCAACCGTTCCATGGCCGACAAGACCGGAATGCTTCCGGCCGAGGCGGTAGGTAAAAAGTGTTATCAAATAATGCACGATACCTGTGTCTTGCCCGGCTTTTGTCCTGGCCTCGGCGACCGGAATCGGTGCGGTTTGGGTGATGAGATCGTTCAGGGTGATAATACCTATCAGGTCAACATCACTCCTATCAAAATTGGCGGTAAATCCAGCGGGAGATACGTCCATATCGCCCGCGACATCACTGCCATTAAAAAGGCCGAAGCTGAACAACAGCGGTTAAAAGAAAAAGCCGAGTTGTCCAGCCGCCTGGCTGCCGTCGGCGAAATGGCCGCCGGAATTGCCCATGAGATTAACAATCCCCTCACCGGTGTCCTTGGTTTTTCAGAGTTGTTGCTTGCCCGCAGCGATCTGGCGCCGGAAGTCGCTGACGACTTGAAAGTTATCGTTGATGGCTCCAGAAGAGTGGCCGAAATCGTCAAAAGAATGCTGACCTTTGCCCACCAAACCAAACCTTTGAAATCGCGCGTGGATATTACTGAGCTGATAGATAATACTCTCGAACTCAGGGCATACGTATTGAAGACTGCTGGCATCGAGGTTGTTAAAAATTATTCTGAAAATTTACCGTGGATAATCGTTGATCCGGGCCAGATGCAGCAGGTTATCCTGAATCTCATCGTCAATGCCGAATATGCCATCAAGCATAGTGGCAAGCCAGGGAAACTCACCATCACCGCCGCTTTGGAGGGGAAATATCTCAGGTTGGTTTTCGCCGATTCCGGTCCTGGAATCGACAACATAACTGTCACAAAGATTTTCCAGCCGTTCTTCACCACCAAAAATCCCGGCGAAGGCACCGGTCTGGGGTTATCGCTTTCACGTTCAATCGTTGAGGAACACGGCGGCACTCTGGAGGTGGAATCGTCTCCCGGCTGCGGGGCTGCTTTCACCATCCTGTTGCCTATTGTTCAATCCTCCGGTGCGGCAGCCGAAACTCGTGACCCAAGTGTCATCAACCTCGGACATCAATCAGCGGCCGTTATCTTGGTGATAGACGACGAGGAGTGCATACGCAACCTGGCGGTTGAATCTCTTTCCGGGGAAGGTCGGCACATTGACACCGCGGCTTCAGCCGCGCAAGCACTGATTCTACTAAGCAAAAAAGACTACGATGTTATCGTCATGGATCTTCGATTGCCCGGGACAAGCGGCATGGCGCTTTACACCGAGATTATTGACCGCCGGCCGGAAATGACTGGACGTATCGTAATTATCACCGGCGATACCCTGGGTGAAGATGTCAAAATGTTCCTGGAAAAGCACCGTCTACCCAGTCTGGTGAAACCCTTTGAGCCGGCAGCACTCGCCCTCGCGGTCTCCCAGACCCTGAACGATGTTAAAGGCCGAATTTGA